The sequence below is a genomic window from Bradyrhizobium septentrionale.
TCGACGAAGGGAGAAGCGGCCTCGTTCGGATCGCTTTGCGGCTGCGTCAGCAGGAGATCGGCGAGCGGCTCGAGCCCGGCCTCCTTGGCGATCTCGGCCTTGGTGCGGCGCTTCGGCTTGTACGGCAGATAGATGTCTTCCAGACGGCCCTTGCTGTCGGCGGCCATGATCTGGGCTTCGAGTGCGGCATCGAGCTTACCCTGCTCGCGGATCGAATTGAGCACCGCGGTGCGGCGTTCCTCGAGCTCGCGCAGATAGGTCAGCCGCTCTTCCAGCGTGCGCAGCTGCGTGTCATCGAGCGCGCCGGTGAGCTCCTTGCGGTATCGCGCGATGAACGGCACCGTGGCGCCGCCGTCGAGCAGCGTCACCGCCGCCTCGACCTGCTCGTCGCGAACCCCCAGTTCCTGCGCAATCTGATGATGAATCTTTGCCACGCTCGTCTCTCTGAATCGTCACGCCGCTGATGGCGCGGACGCCGCTTATGAACCATCCCGGAATGATTCATCAAGGCGCGCTGTGGATCAAATTTGGCGCGCCGCGCAATCTATTTCCGGGATGTGCGCCGTCCGCGGCTTGACAAATAGACCCGCGCCGCATTGCCGCCGAAAATCGCAGCTCTTGCCTCACTTGACAAATCAGCCAGCAGGCTCTCCGCAGCAGCGAACCACTGCGCATAGCCGCCGGCGAGATTGACCACCGGCCAATCGCTGCCCCACAGCATGCGCTGCGGCCCGAAACATTCGAGCGCATGGTCCACGGCCTCGCGAAGATCGGCGACCTGCCAGTTCGGCGCCGCCTCTGTCGCGAGGCCCGACAGCTTGCAGACGACGTTGGCGCGCGCGGCAAGGCTCGCGATATCGTCCTTCCAGGCCGCGATGTCGCCGGTTGCGAGATTTGGCTTGCCGAAATGATCGAGCACGAATTGCAGGTCCGGATGGCGATCGACCACCTGGACGAGCCTCGGCAGATGGCGCGGCAGCACCAGCGCGTCGAACACCAGGCCGTACTGCGCCATGGCCTCGAGCGGCGCTGCCAGTTCCGGCCGCAGCAGCCAGTCGTCATCGGCGATGTCCTGCACCATTGGCCGCAGGCCGACCAGCAGCTCGCGCCCGGCAATCGCATCGATCCGCGTCGCCGCGTCGTCGGCATCGAAGTCGATCCAGCCCACCACGCCCCGCACCAGATCGGAGCCTTTGGCAACGTCGAGCATGAACGCAGTTTCCGCCTCGGTCGGCGCGGCCTGCACCAGGATGGTGCCATCGATTTCGGCTGCGGCGAGATGCGGCATCAGATCTGATAGCCCGAAGTCGCGGTAGATCGGTCCGCGTTCGGGTGTCAGCCAGCCGTAATCGGCGCGTGCAAGGGTCCAGACATGATGATGGGCGTCGATCCGGATCATGCCGGCACCGGCGCATTCGGATCGAGCAACCTCTCAGCTTTCAGGTCACGCCACAACGCGGCGGGGACAGAGGCCGACAGCGCGGCGACATTGCGCTCGACCTCCTGCGGTGTCTGCGCGCCGAGCACGAGGCTTGCGACCGCCGGATGACCCAGCGCGAAATGCAGCGCGGCGGTCGCCAGCGCGACGCCGTGCGCGCGGCAGACGCGCTCGATCGCAGAAACCTTCTGCATCACGTCGGGTGGCGCGTCCTTGTAGTTGTACTTGGCGCCGGCAACCGCGCCGGTCGCCAGAATACCGGAGTTGTACACGCCGCCGAGCATCACGCCGATGCCCTGCTTCTCCGCCAGCGGCAGGAACTCGGCGAGCGCCGGCTGCTCCAGCAGCGAGTAGCGGCCGGCGAGCAGCATGGTGTCGAACGTGCCCGCCCTGGCGAAGCGCACGCACATCTCGGCCTCGTTGACGCCGATCCCGATGCCCTTGACCACGCGCTCGGCGCGCAATTTGTCGAGCGCGACATAGGCGCCGTCCATCGCCTCGCGAAACCGCGCCTCGATGGCGTCAGCGCCATGGGTCCAGACGTCGACGTCGTGGATCAAGAGCAGGTCGATGCGATCGGTGCCGAGCCGCAGCAACGATTGCTCGACTGCGCGCATCGTGCCGTCATAGGAATAATCGACCACCGCGCGATGCGGCTGGCCGCCGGCGAAATTCGAGCCGTCGCCGCGGCCGTGGAACGGGTCCATCCAGCGCCCGACCTTGGTACAAACGACGACGTCGTCACGCGCCACCCGACGCAGCGCGGTGCCGCAGCGATGCTCGGCGAGGCCATGCCCATACAGCGGCGAGGAATCCAGCAAATTGACGCCAAGCGCAAACGCCCGCTCCGCCGCCGCAATCGCGGTGGTGTCATCGAGCCGCGCAAAGAGATCGCCGAGCGGCGCGGTGCCGAAACCGAGGATGGAGACATCGAGCCCGGTGCGGCCGAGCCTGCGGCGCGGCAGCGCTGACGCAGGGGCCGTATGTGAGGATTGAGGTTGGTTCATCGCGAGGGCTCCCTGCAGTCTTCTTGCTTGCAGGCAGACTAGCCCTGCGGCCGTGCTGAACACAAGCCGACGCGCGTGGCGACCGGCACGCGGACAATGCGCGGCCGAGCGAACAATCCAGGGTTCCGATCAGCGGAGGGGCCGACGGTTGTGGCGCCCTCCGCTACGCGTCGGAAAGCACCTGCTGCGCGACATTGTCGACCACGACGGGGCTCTCGAAATAGGTGACCGTCGGATCGGCGCCATATTTCTCGCGGGCGCGGGCGCGCCACGCATCGGTGTACAGCGCTTCCGCCTCTGCCCTCGAGTTCCAGAAATAGATGCCACCGGCCGTCATCCCGTCCTCGGACAGCACATAGGTCTTTCGAAACAGCCCCGATACGTCGCGATAGAGCGGTGCCGTGCTCAGGAAGATGCTGCGCGCTTCCTCGCGCGTGATCGGCTTCGGCAATCTGAACGTCGTGACGGCGGTAATCATCCGGATCTCCTGCGGCATCATTCTTGACACCATTGTCAATCTTGACGATAGTGTCAATAATGAATCGGCGGAGCGAACCGAATGGTGGGCATGCGTCAGTTTGACGAGGACGAGGTGATCGCGACCGCGCTCGACGTGTTCTGGCGCAAGGGCCTGCACGACGCGACCATGCAGGACCTCGCCGCCGCGACCGGCGTCCAGCGCGGCAGTCTCTACAACGCCTATGGCGACAAGGAAGCGATCTTCCTGCGCGCCTTCGATCGCTATGCCGAGGAATTTCTGGACACGGCCGGCACCGCGCTGGCCCAGGGCGACGCCGCGGCGGGCTTGCGATATTTCTTCGACATGATCATCGTCAACATGACGGACGGTTCGCCGCCGCGCGGCTGCCTGACCACGCGCACCGCGCTCGATGCGGCGATTTCGAGCACCGACGTCCGCCAGCGCGTGCAAGCCGTGCTGGGCCGGCTCGAGCAGCTGATCGGCAAAGCCATCAGCGCGGGCAAGCGCAGCGCCGCCGATGCCAATCGGCTGGCGCGGGTCATCGTGACTTTCACGCGAGGGTTGGCCGTGATGGAGCGCGCCGGATACAGCCGCAAGCAGCTGAAGGAGACCGCCGCGACCTTCATCGATGCGGTGATCGGCGATGTCTGAGGCGGCATCTCCGTCGTGGCGATCGATATCATATGAGAGACAGCATGATGCAGGATCGGACAGGTGGTTGCCTCTGCGGCGCGGTGCGCTACACGCTAAAGAGCGAGCCGCGGAGCATCGCCTTATGCCATTGCA
It includes:
- a CDS encoding TetR/AcrR family transcriptional regulator, with translation MRQFDEDEVIATALDVFWRKGLHDATMQDLAAATGVQRGSLYNAYGDKEAIFLRAFDRYAEEFLDTAGTALAQGDAAAGLRYFFDMIIVNMTDGSPPRGCLTTRTALDAAISSTDVRQRVQAVLGRLEQLIGKAISAGKRSAADANRLARVIVTFTRGLAVMERAGYSRKQLKETAATFIDAVIGDV
- a CDS encoding monooxygenase, with the translated sequence MITAVTTFRLPKPITREEARSIFLSTAPLYRDVSGLFRKTYVLSEDGMTAGGIYFWNSRAEAEALYTDAWRARAREKYGADPTVTYFESPVVVDNVAQQVLSDA
- a CDS encoding aldo/keto reductase translates to MNQPQSSHTAPASALPRRRLGRTGLDVSILGFGTAPLGDLFARLDDTTAIAAAERAFALGVNLLDSSPLYGHGLAEHRCGTALRRVARDDVVVCTKVGRWMDPFHGRGDGSNFAGGQPHRAVVDYSYDGTMRAVEQSLLRLGTDRIDLLLIHDVDVWTHGADAIEARFREAMDGAYVALDKLRAERVVKGIGIGVNEAEMCVRFARAGTFDTMLLAGRYSLLEQPALAEFLPLAEKQGIGVMLGGVYNSGILATGAVAGAKYNYKDAPPDVMQKVSAIERVCRAHGVALATAALHFALGHPAVASLVLGAQTPQEVERNVAALSASVPAALWRDLKAERLLDPNAPVPA
- a CDS encoding amidohydrolase family protein; protein product: MIRIDAHHHVWTLARADYGWLTPERGPIYRDFGLSDLMPHLAAAEIDGTILVQAAPTEAETAFMLDVAKGSDLVRGVVGWIDFDADDAATRIDAIAGRELLVGLRPMVQDIADDDWLLRPELAAPLEAMAQYGLVFDALVLPRHLPRLVQVVDRHPDLQFVLDHFGKPNLATGDIAAWKDDIASLAARANVVCKLSGLATEAAPNWQVADLREAVDHALECFGPQRMLWGSDWPVVNLAGGYAQWFAAAESLLADLSSEARAAIFGGNAARVYLSSRGRRTSRK